Proteins encoded by one window of Porphyrobacter sp. YT40:
- a CDS encoding sulfite exporter TauE/SafE family protein: MNTPATLAFALPALLLAGAGAGFAGGLFGIGGGFVVVPALMLLLPLLGVAPDQTAHVAVGTSLASIIFTSIRSTVSHAQRGAVDFDLLRGWAVWVVLGTGVGTLFADMVSGALLALIFGVGVLSFAVYFLLPARQGEPLFAALPSGLPRAGIASALGAFSTLLGIGGGTLTTLTMTVCGTPIHRAIGTAAGMGAVIAIPATLGFIAIGLGESGLGWGALGYVHLPAAIALIATSVLCAPFGVAAAHTLSPAILRRVFGLYLTVIGVLMIAKF, from the coding sequence ATGAACACCCCTGCGACACTCGCTTTTGCGCTCCCGGCCCTGCTGCTTGCGGGGGCGGGCGCAGGCTTTGCGGGCGGGCTGTTCGGGATCGGCGGGGGCTTCGTGGTGGTCCCGGCGCTGATGCTGCTGCTGCCGCTGCTGGGGGTTGCGCCCGATCAGACCGCGCATGTCGCGGTGGGCACCTCGCTCGCTTCGATCATCTTCACCTCGATCCGTTCGACCGTCAGCCACGCGCAGCGCGGGGCGGTCGATTTCGACCTGCTGCGCGGCTGGGCCGTTTGGGTGGTGCTGGGGACGGGGGTCGGCACGCTGTTTGCCGACATGGTCTCGGGCGCGCTGCTGGCGCTGATTTTCGGCGTCGGGGTGCTGTCCTTCGCGGTCTATTTCCTGCTGCCCGCACGGCAGGGTGAGCCGCTGTTCGCCGCGCTGCCTTCGGGCCTGCCGCGCGCCGGGATTGCCAGCGCGCTGGGCGCCTTCTCGACCCTGCTTGGGATTGGCGGGGGCACGCTCACCACCCTGACGATGACCGTGTGCGGCACCCCGATCCACCGCGCCATCGGCACGGCGGCGGGGATGGGCGCGGTGATCGCGATCCCCGCGACGCTCGGCTTCATCGCCATCGGATTGGGGGAAAGCGGGCTCGGCTGGGGCGCGCTCGGCTACGTCCACCTGCCCGCCGCCATCGCGCTGATCGCCACCTCGGTGCTGTGCGCGCCCTTCGGCGTGGCGGCGGCGCACACGCTGTCTCCGGCGATCCTGCGCCGGGTGTTCGGCCTCTATCTCACCGTCATCGGCGTGCTGATGATCGCCAAGTTCTGA
- the bchE gene encoding magnesium-protoporphyrin IX monomethyl ester anaerobic oxidative cyclase, translating to MLINIPHPAIGSRIPREQLPPLGLLSVGGPLIDDGHDVHLIDGEFGPMPLVEIVAEAAALAPDVVMFGHSGSSSGHPIIAACAEAVRGRMPEATIVYGGVHPTYFWRDILAAEPWVDVIVRGEGEETARQLVRALAGQVALDAVPGLALRKGGAPFATPAAPVIKDLDAYRIGWELIDHARYSYWGGKRAVVVQFSRGCPHLCTYCGQRGFWTRWRHRDPVKFAAEIARLHRDHGVEVFNFADENPSAGRKAWKAFLEALIAEYIDVTLVGSTRADDIVRDAEFLHLYKRAGFERFLMGTENTDEDTLRLIRKGGATTTDREAIRLLREHNILSMATWVAGFSHQTDRDMWHALRTLISYDPDQIQALYVVPHRWTPYYAEATERDVVQPDRSKWDYKHQVLGMAHMPPWRLFAWVKIIEAVMQLRPRALWRLIWNREAKIRHAIRWYYRMGRRVWLHEVREFLLRDRTRSTGVSVERFVGASLAAEEEAMQAR from the coding sequence GTGCTCATCAATATTCCGCATCCGGCGATCGGCAGCCGCATTCCGCGGGAGCAACTGCCGCCGCTGGGCCTGCTGTCGGTCGGCGGGCCGCTGATCGACGATGGGCATGACGTCCACCTGATCGACGGCGAATTCGGCCCGATGCCGCTGGTGGAGATCGTCGCCGAGGCGGCGGCGCTGGCGCCCGATGTGGTGATGTTCGGCCATTCGGGTTCCTCCTCGGGCCATCCGATTATCGCCGCCTGTGCTGAGGCGGTGCGCGGGCGGATGCCCGAGGCAACGATAGTCTATGGCGGCGTCCACCCGACCTATTTCTGGCGCGACATCCTCGCCGCCGAGCCATGGGTTGACGTGATCGTGCGCGGCGAGGGCGAGGAAACCGCGCGACAGCTCGTCCGCGCGCTGGCAGGGCAGGTCGCGCTCGATGCGGTGCCCGGCCTTGCGTTGCGCAAGGGCGGCGCGCCTTTCGCCACCCCGGCAGCCCCCGTGATCAAGGATCTCGACGCCTATCGCATCGGCTGGGAGCTGATCGATCATGCGCGCTATTCCTACTGGGGCGGCAAGCGCGCGGTGGTGGTGCAGTTCTCGCGCGGGTGCCCGCACCTGTGCACCTATTGCGGCCAGCGCGGCTTCTGGACGCGCTGGCGGCACCGCGACCCGGTGAAATTCGCGGCCGAGATCGCCCGTCTCCATCGCGATCACGGGGTCGAGGTGTTCAACTTCGCCGACGAAAATCCCTCGGCCGGGCGCAAGGCGTGGAAGGCGTTCCTCGAGGCGCTGATCGCCGAGTACATCGACGTCACCCTCGTCGGATCGACCCGCGCGGATGATATCGTTCGCGATGCGGAGTTCCTGCATCTCTACAAGCGGGCCGGATTCGAACGATTCCTGATGGGCACCGAGAACACAGACGAGGATACCCTGCGCCTGATCCGCAAGGGCGGCGCGACCACCACCGACCGCGAGGCGATCCGCCTGCTACGCGAGCACAACATCCTGTCGATGGCGACTTGGGTGGCAGGCTTCTCCCACCAGACCGACCGCGACATGTGGCACGCGCTAAGGACGCTCATTTCCTACGATCCCGATCAGATTCAGGCGCTCTATGTCGTCCCGCATCGCTGGACGCCCTATTATGCCGAGGCGACCGAGCGGGACGTGGTGCAGCCCGACCGCAGCAAGTGGGATTACAAGCATCAGGTGCTCGGCATGGCGCATATGCCGCCGTGGCGGCTGTTCGCGTGGGTCAAGATCATCGAGGCGGTGATGCAGCTGCGCCCGCGCGCGTTGTGGCGGCTGATCTGGAACCGTGAGGCGAAGATCCGCCACGCGATCCGCTGGTATTACCGGATGGGCCGTCGCGTCTGGCTGCACGAGGTGCGCGAATTCCTCCTCCGCGACCGCACCCGGTCGACCGGGGTCAGTGTCGAGCGCTTTGTCGGGGCGAGCCTCGCAGCCGAGGAAGAGGCGATGCAGGCACGATAA
- a CDS encoding LON peptidase substrate-binding domain-containing protein: MSKRLSIFPLTGAVLFPGMQLPLHIFEPRYRAMVADAMIRDRQIAMIQPQRAIEGAPLFEVGCVGRIGEIQAMDDGRYNLILEGTSRFRLLRELDVATAYRQVEAEILPEDENETLTHAQRGGFEREARAFADRQGYSVDWDSVERLDDRSLINGVSQIAPFDPASKQALLETETLNERCELLVQLMQFFGRTDGDEDIVTLQ, encoded by the coding sequence ATGAGCAAAAGACTGTCCATCTTCCCCCTGACGGGCGCGGTGCTGTTTCCCGGCATGCAGCTGCCGCTCCACATCTTTGAGCCGCGCTACCGCGCGATGGTGGCCGACGCGATGATCCGCGACCGGCAGATCGCGATGATCCAGCCGCAGCGCGCGATCGAGGGCGCGCCGCTGTTCGAGGTCGGCTGCGTCGGGCGGATCGGCGAGATCCAGGCGATGGATGACGGGCGTTACAACCTCATCCTCGAGGGCACATCGCGCTTCCGCCTGCTGCGCGAACTGGATGTCGCCACCGCCTATCGACAGGTCGAGGCCGAGATCCTGCCCGAGGACGAGAACGAGACCCTGACCCACGCCCAGCGCGGCGGGTTCGAGCGTGAAGCGCGCGCCTTTGCCGACCGGCAGGGCTATTCGGTCGACTGGGATTCGGTCGAGCGGCTCGACGATCGCTCGCTGATCAACGGCGTATCGCAGATCGCGCCCTTCGATCCGGCCAGCAAACAGGCCTTGCTCGAGACCGAAACACTGAACGAACGCTGCGAATTGCTGGTGCAACTGATGCAGTTCTTCGGCCGCACCGATGGCGACGAGGATATCGTGACGCTGCAATAG
- a CDS encoding tetratricopeptide repeat protein, protein MGLSIDEQKAVDRFRKAVVEPSQSKLVILDFWAEWCGPCKALTPVLEKVAGEYADKGVVLAKINVDEEQFIAAQFQVRSIPTVYAMFQGQPVADLTSARSESQLKAALDQLLAQLPVEGGDAPAAGGAPQGPSPEEIAQFVKLGEEALSAGDAQRAAGIFAQITEFAEGNAPAHAGLVRALVMLGEIDNAKQVMEVIESDPRLATDPAIAPARSALELSGTRVDDGELAALRAAAAAAPEDMDAQFALAEAAFAAGSRDEAADTLLAMIAADREWNEGAARAKLLKIFEATGLEDEWVVGVRRRLSRVLFG, encoded by the coding sequence ATGGGACTGAGCATCGACGAACAGAAGGCGGTCGACCGTTTCCGCAAGGCGGTGGTGGAGCCTTCGCAAAGCAAGCTCGTCATCCTCGATTTCTGGGCCGAATGGTGCGGGCCGTGCAAGGCGCTGACCCCGGTGCTGGAGAAGGTCGCGGGCGAATATGCCGATAAGGGCGTGGTGCTCGCCAAGATCAATGTCGATGAAGAACAGTTCATCGCCGCGCAGTTTCAGGTGCGTTCCATCCCCACGGTTTATGCGATGTTTCAGGGCCAGCCGGTCGCCGATCTGACCAGCGCGCGCTCCGAATCGCAGCTGAAGGCGGCGCTCGACCAGTTGCTGGCGCAATTGCCGGTCGAGGGCGGGGATGCGCCCGCTGCCGGCGGCGCGCCGCAGGGCCCTTCGCCCGAGGAGATCGCGCAATTCGTCAAGCTAGGAGAGGAGGCGCTCTCCGCCGGTGATGCGCAGCGTGCCGCCGGGATCTTCGCGCAGATCACCGAATTCGCCGAGGGCAATGCCCCGGCCCACGCGGGCCTCGTGCGGGCACTGGTGATGCTGGGCGAGATCGACAACGCCAAGCAGGTGATGGAGGTGATCGAGAGCGATCCGCGCCTCGCCACCGATCCCGCGATCGCCCCCGCGCGCAGCGCGCTGGAGCTCTCCGGCACCCGCGTCGACGATGGCGAACTGGCCGCCCTGCGCGCCGCTGCTGCTGCTGCGCCCGAGGATATGGACGCGCAATTCGCGCTCGCCGAGGCCGCCTTCGCCGCCGGGAGCCGCGACGAGGCGGCCGACACCCTGCTCGCCATGATCGCCGCCGACCGCGAATGGAACGAGGGTGCGGCGCGGGCCAAGCTGCTCAAGATCTTCGAGGCCACGGGGCTGGAAGATGAATGGGTGGTCGGCGTCCGTCGCCGCCTGTCGCGCGTATTGTTCGGATGA
- a CDS encoding excalibur calcium-binding domain-containing protein, translating to MGSLLAGACLQMKDRDDEDEGLSMALKIEAAVLLIAWVLGLFFAIASLLGPIEANAHPGGLAADGCHNDRKNGGRHCHRQPSASTAKTSSGSGKIHYPNCAAARAAGAAPIYRGQPGYGSHLDRDGDGKACE from the coding sequence ATGGGATCGCTACTGGCGGGGGCATGTTTGCAAATGAAGGACCGGGATGACGAAGACGAAGGGTTGTCGATGGCTTTGAAGATCGAGGCAGCAGTTCTGCTGATTGCCTGGGTGTTGGGACTATTCTTTGCGATCGCGTCGCTGTTAGGTCCGATCGAGGCGAACGCACATCCCGGCGGTCTTGCAGCTGATGGTTGCCACAACGACCGGAAGAATGGAGGCAGGCACTGTCATCGCCAGCCTAGTGCGAGCACTGCGAAAACTTCTTCGGGTAGTGGCAAGATCCATTATCCCAACTGCGCCGCTGCGAGAGCCGCCGGAGCTGCGCCTATCTACAGAGGTCAGCCGGGTTATGGCTCCCATCTCGATCGGGATGGTGACGGAAAGGCTTGCGAGTAG
- a CDS encoding recombinase family protein: MLTEQTLQIKRCAIYTRKSTTHRLDHDVNSLVTQREISSAYITSQQYKGWVELPQHYDDGGHSGSGLERPALARLMQDIEAGKVDTVVVYKIDRLTRSLLDFVRLIEMFDRQSITLVSVSQAFDTSDSMGRMILNVLLTFSQFERELIAERVRDSIRTRKRHGRIHGGLPPFGYVAGRDGIHVDQAEADIVRFIFAEFLRTRRYTSVMTAVREAGYCSSVKLSRRGVPRGGTPMSPGTVYGILRNPIYVGQIRGHDTTYQGVHEPLISEATWKAAQALSEERKKRSPHAKETHHFLAGLLWDDLGRHMLLDLNWQRGRTYCAYVSSNAAWSQVEYRRAYRCNADHLDRTVLAAVCDFLADRGKLRGALKTLGLFGDDLDRLANRGKAIGQILEVTRAEWLPELFAALLHQVEIAEETVSITFRSLELRRLMAWDGKTAFRGRPADWPCSDARYVLDVDVRVITAERWPSLHITPRTKVSDTRPNPKLVELIKAARRAQILVDEHRDLSIEELAKKQGCRPTHFARLIRLNYLAPDIVTAILDGTQPSALDRKALLESNIPTSWAVQRKLFGFPSPTRAISQRHIYGRGLWPSATKKEGSEVRRT, encoded by the coding sequence ATGCTCACCGAACAGACCCTGCAAATCAAGCGCTGCGCGATTTACACGCGCAAGAGCACCACCCACCGGCTCGACCACGATGTGAATTCGCTGGTGACACAGCGGGAAATCAGCAGCGCGTACATCACGAGCCAGCAGTACAAGGGCTGGGTCGAATTGCCGCAGCACTATGATGATGGGGGGCATTCCGGGAGTGGTCTCGAGCGCCCGGCGCTTGCCCGGTTGATGCAGGATATCGAGGCCGGGAAAGTCGATACGGTCGTGGTCTACAAGATCGACCGGCTGACCCGCAGCCTCCTCGATTTCGTGCGGCTGATCGAGATGTTCGACCGGCAATCGATCACGCTGGTGTCGGTCTCTCAGGCATTCGACACCTCGGACAGCATGGGGCGGATGATCCTCAATGTCTTGCTGACCTTTTCCCAGTTCGAGCGCGAGCTGATTGCCGAGCGCGTGCGTGACAGCATCCGCACGCGCAAACGGCATGGCCGCATCCATGGCGGATTACCGCCGTTTGGCTATGTCGCCGGTCGTGACGGCATCCATGTCGATCAGGCCGAGGCTGACATCGTGCGCTTTATCTTCGCCGAGTTCCTGCGCACCCGGCGCTACACATCGGTGATGACCGCCGTCCGCGAGGCGGGCTACTGTAGCTCGGTCAAATTGTCGCGGCGGGGCGTGCCCCGCGGCGGAACGCCGATGTCTCCTGGGACCGTCTACGGCATCCTGCGCAATCCGATCTATGTCGGGCAGATCCGCGGACACGACACGACCTATCAGGGCGTTCACGAGCCCCTGATCAGCGAAGCAACCTGGAAGGCGGCGCAGGCGCTGAGCGAGGAGCGCAAGAAGCGCTCGCCTCATGCCAAGGAGACACACCATTTCCTCGCCGGCTTGCTGTGGGATGACCTCGGCCGGCACATGCTGCTCGACCTGAACTGGCAGCGCGGGCGAACATACTGCGCCTATGTGTCGAGCAACGCGGCCTGGTCGCAAGTCGAGTATCGCCGCGCCTATCGTTGCAATGCCGATCATCTCGACAGGACGGTTCTGGCCGCGGTTTGCGACTTCCTCGCTGACAGGGGCAAGCTCCGGGGCGCGCTCAAAACCCTTGGTCTCTTCGGTGATGATCTCGACCGGCTGGCCAACCGCGGAAAAGCGATTGGCCAGATACTCGAGGTTACGCGAGCCGAATGGCTGCCCGAGCTCTTTGCGGCTCTGTTGCATCAGGTCGAGATCGCTGAAGAGACAGTCTCGATCACTTTCCGATCGCTCGAGCTGCGACGCTTGATGGCATGGGACGGCAAAACAGCGTTCAGGGGCAGGCCTGCAGACTGGCCGTGCAGCGATGCGCGCTACGTCCTCGACGTCGATGTGCGGGTCATCACCGCAGAGCGCTGGCCTTCCCTCCATATCACACCGCGCACGAAAGTAAGCGACACGCGCCCGAACCCTAAGCTCGTCGAGCTGATCAAGGCGGCGCGGAGAGCCCAGATCCTCGTTGACGAGCATCGTGACCTGTCGATCGAAGAGCTTGCCAAGAAGCAAGGCTGCAGGCCGACGCATTTTGCCCGCCTCATCAGGCTGAACTATCTTGCACCCGATATCGTCACGGCCATCCTTGATGGCACTCAGCCCTCCGCCCTCGACCGAAAGGCGCTGCTCGAATCCAACATTCCCACAAGCTGGGCCGTTCAGCGCAAGCTCTTCGGCTTTCCTTCGCCAACAAGGGCAATAAGTCAGAGGCATATCTATGGCCGGGGCTTGTGGCCATCAGCGACCAAGAAGGAAGGGAGCGAGGTACGGCGGACATGA
- a CDS encoding AlpA family transcriptional regulator: MSHTSDRLLRLDAVLDRTGLSRATLYRKIHSGTFPKQVKIAERCCAWRESAVEEWMQNPSGFTAA, from the coding sequence ATGTCTCACACTTCCGACAGGCTTCTCAGGCTCGATGCGGTGCTCGATCGCACAGGCCTTTCACGGGCGACCCTGTATCGCAAGATACATTCAGGGACGTTTCCAAAGCAGGTGAAAATTGCCGAGCGTTGTTGCGCATGGCGGGAATCCGCAGTCGAAGAATGGATGCAAAACCCCTCAGGCTTTACCGCCGCCTAG
- a CDS encoding integrase arm-type DNA-binding domain-containing protein yields the protein MTLKATQIPALQPSDRPFRKFDGRGLYIEVRPSGSKLWYFKYRFLGSEKRLALGAFPDVRLADAREKCEEARRQIRAGEDPSHMRKMEKIKARLSADNSFQSVAEDFIDVRFVASGKAEATIEKARWFLSHLTNAIGPRPIDAIEPAELLAVLKKIERAGKRETAIRTRAFASRVFRHGVAMALCKNDPAALLGGALATPQVKHHAAILEPRKLGEVLGTIDDYSGGVIVKIAMQLLPHVFLRPGELRLGKWPEVDFDEAIWRIPGERTKLRRPHSVPLSQQSLSLLRQLRENSGWMEFMFPGERSHRKPMCENAMNLAYRRMGLGKDVVTAHGFRATASTLLNESGKWHPDAIERALAHGHSNAVRGAYARGQHWDERVVMAQWWSDYLDQLRTGAEVLPFRRLPSN from the coding sequence ATGACACTGAAAGCCACCCAGATACCAGCGTTGCAGCCCTCCGATCGCCCGTTTCGAAAATTCGATGGTAGAGGGTTGTACATTGAGGTGCGACCGAGTGGTTCAAAACTCTGGTACTTCAAATATCGATTCCTCGGCTCCGAAAAGCGCCTGGCTCTTGGCGCCTTCCCTGATGTGCGGTTGGCCGATGCAAGGGAAAAGTGTGAAGAAGCCCGACGCCAGATCAGAGCGGGGGAAGATCCCTCGCACATGCGCAAAATGGAGAAGATCAAAGCGCGGTTATCTGCCGACAACAGCTTTCAGTCGGTCGCCGAAGATTTCATCGACGTAAGGTTTGTCGCCAGTGGGAAGGCCGAGGCGACTATCGAGAAGGCCCGCTGGTTTCTTTCTCACCTGACCAATGCGATTGGCCCGCGACCCATTGACGCGATCGAACCAGCCGAACTTCTTGCCGTTCTCAAAAAAATCGAGCGCGCCGGGAAACGCGAGACGGCCATCAGAACGCGCGCATTTGCCAGTCGGGTATTTCGGCACGGCGTTGCGATGGCCTTGTGCAAGAATGATCCTGCTGCGTTGCTCGGAGGTGCTTTGGCGACACCCCAAGTCAAACACCATGCCGCAATTCTCGAACCGAGGAAGCTCGGAGAAGTTCTGGGCACGATCGATGACTACAGCGGGGGAGTGATCGTCAAGATCGCCATGCAGCTCCTGCCCCACGTATTTCTTCGGCCAGGTGAGCTGCGCCTCGGAAAATGGCCAGAGGTCGATTTTGACGAAGCCATTTGGCGGATACCAGGAGAACGCACCAAGCTTCGGCGGCCACACAGCGTTCCGCTGTCGCAGCAATCACTATCGCTTCTTAGACAGTTGCGCGAAAACTCCGGCTGGATGGAATTCATGTTTCCCGGTGAGCGGTCGCACCGCAAGCCAATGTGCGAAAATGCCATGAACCTAGCTTATCGTCGGATGGGCCTGGGAAAGGACGTGGTCACTGCTCATGGTTTCAGAGCAACCGCCAGCACTTTGCTCAACGAGAGCGGGAAGTGGCATCCGGATGCGATCGAGCGAGCGCTCGCGCATGGCCACAGCAACGCCGTCAGAGGTGCCTATGCGCGCGGTCAGCATTGGGACGAGCGTGTCGTCATGGCTCAATGGTGGAGCGATTATCTGGATCAGCTGCGAACCGGTGCGGAAGTGCTTCCCTTCAGAAGGTTGCCGAGCAACTAG
- a CDS encoding thioesterase family protein codes for MTIASLLEPVTGQPGPARLAHAADWMQGRTLYGGASALVAYTMATRAFPDLPPLRAGQVAFVAPVGEEIELHAEIVRQGRNVTQVRSEILCEGRVALSAFWLFGEGREANAVHPAARPEDWPGPPEDNADVSHSFAPAFVAKNFELRHGQPKGSERGATVRRWARLIEDHSLDPVSKLVLMGDVMPPGAMRAMQRVGPISSINWSFNVLDPGSRSQGGWYLAENASQHADAGYSSERLRMWDTEGRQVLDGLQCVAVFG; via the coding sequence ATGACCATTGCCAGCCTGCTCGAACCCGTCACCGGCCAGCCCGGCCCTGCCCGCCTTGCCCATGCCGCCGACTGGATGCAGGGACGCACGCTTTACGGCGGGGCCTCGGCACTGGTGGCCTATACCATGGCGACCCGCGCCTTTCCCGATCTGCCTCCCTTGCGCGCCGGGCAGGTCGCCTTCGTGGCGCCGGTGGGCGAAGAGATCGAATTGCACGCCGAAATCGTGCGTCAGGGCCGCAACGTCACCCAGGTGCGCAGCGAGATCCTGTGCGAGGGACGGGTCGCGCTCTCCGCTTTCTGGCTGTTCGGCGAAGGGCGCGAGGCAAACGCCGTCCACCCGGCGGCGCGCCCCGAGGACTGGCCCGGCCCGCCCGAGGACAATGCCGATGTCAGCCACAGCTTCGCGCCCGCCTTCGTCGCGAAGAACTTCGAACTGCGCCACGGCCAGCCCAAGGGCAGCGAGCGCGGCGCGACCGTGCGGCGCTGGGCGCGGCTGATCGAGGATCATAGCCTCGATCCCGTATCCAAGCTGGTGCTGATGGGCGACGTCATGCCGCCCGGTGCGATGCGGGCGATGCAGCGGGTCGGCCCGATCAGCTCGATCAACTGGTCGTTCAACGTGCTCGATCCCGGGAGCCGGTCGCAGGGCGGCTGGTATCTCGCCGAGAATGCCAGCCAGCACGCCGACGCGGGCTATTCCTCCGAGCGGCTGCGGATGTGGGACACCGAGGGGCGGCAGGTGCTCGATGGGCTGCAATGCGTTGCTGTGTTTGGCTGA
- a CDS encoding EAL domain-containing protein, with protein MTKQAERSGAASADRRWISAYWLKPKSWAFSDDPDVLIGQYANLRRQVPLLYLLLIIIAFASVYLMAGSVPILIIGPVVGLFVTVASIRMVWWLWFLPEPGELDVSEVRALLRRTTWAVLPICLSYLGYSFLLDAFGDPGQRAGVAICLVMTAIGCIFCLMHLPQAALLVNLTTMVPYALYQVISGNETFLMVSLIAGIVTTLMFRVSLNAHETFIELINSRSELAAQRGEAERLASENASFAMTDALTGLPNRRLFLARLDDRVQQSIRDRGSFVVGVLDLDRFKPVNDIYGHAVGDQLLVEVGQRLQSLSGANLLIARLGGDEFGLLVDGDDDAAAAIGAQVIAMLHQPFQIDGQRLSVGCSIGFASFPYAGASASVIFDRADYALYTVKADRRGAFAFFTPHLETRLRTETELEAALLSADLANELGIALQPIICLRTAQVRGVEALARWHSARIGDTAPTRFIDAAERLNIMGNITTTLFTKALASMAALPVDIDLSFNLSTRDIVTSATIDMLIAAIVDQQVDPQRVTFEITETALMQDYDTAIAHIERLRAMGVAIALDDFGTGFSSLSYLSRLPIDKIKIDRSFVSNLAEPGVHKIVTAILTMCETLDVECIAEGVETSDDCFTLKGMGCNLAQGFAFARPMDIASLQTWLERENGRAADGRARSGLLSLPAFAELHERFPTRAGASR; from the coding sequence GTGACGAAGCAGGCAGAACGTTCAGGCGCGGCATCGGCGGACAGGCGATGGATCAGCGCATATTGGCTTAAACCGAAAAGCTGGGCTTTCTCGGACGATCCCGACGTTCTGATCGGGCAATATGCCAACTTGAGGCGGCAGGTTCCGCTGCTCTATCTGCTGCTGATCATCATCGCGTTCGCAAGCGTTTACCTGATGGCGGGCTCGGTGCCGATCCTGATTATCGGGCCGGTGGTGGGGCTGTTCGTCACCGTGGCTTCGATCAGGATGGTATGGTGGCTGTGGTTCCTGCCCGAACCGGGTGAGCTCGATGTGTCCGAGGTTCGGGCGCTGCTCCGCCGCACCACTTGGGCGGTCTTGCCCATCTGCCTCAGTTACCTCGGCTATTCGTTTCTGCTCGACGCCTTTGGCGATCCAGGCCAGCGCGCAGGCGTTGCGATCTGTCTGGTGATGACGGCGATCGGCTGCATCTTCTGCCTTATGCACCTGCCGCAAGCCGCCCTGCTGGTGAACCTGACGACAATGGTGCCCTATGCGCTCTATCAGGTCATAAGCGGAAACGAGACCTTCCTGATGGTGTCGCTGATTGCGGGGATCGTCACCACCTTGATGTTCCGGGTCTCGTTGAACGCGCATGAAACCTTCATCGAACTCATAAACTCGCGCTCGGAGCTTGCGGCACAGCGCGGCGAGGCGGAACGGCTGGCCAGCGAAAACGCCAGCTTTGCCATGACCGACGCGCTGACAGGCCTGCCCAACCGGCGCCTGTTCCTCGCCCGGCTGGATGACCGGGTGCAGCAATCGATCCGCGATCGCGGAAGCTTTGTGGTGGGGGTGCTCGATCTCGACCGTTTCAAGCCGGTCAACGACATTTATGGCCATGCGGTCGGCGACCAGTTGCTGGTCGAAGTCGGCCAGCGCCTGCAATCGCTGAGTGGCGCAAATCTGCTGATTGCACGCCTGGGCGGCGACGAGTTCGGGCTGCTGGTCGATGGTGACGATGACGCCGCGGCCGCCATCGGCGCGCAGGTGATCGCGATGCTGCACCAACCCTTCCAGATCGACGGGCAACGCCTGTCGGTGGGATGTTCGATCGGCTTTGCCAGCTTCCCCTATGCCGGGGCAAGTGCCAGCGTGATCTTCGACCGGGCCGACTATGCGCTCTACACCGTCAAGGCAGATCGGCGCGGGGCCTTCGCCTTCTTCACGCCCCATCTGGAAACCCGGCTGCGCACCGAAACCGAGCTGGAAGCCGCCCTGCTTTCCGCCGACCTCGCCAACGAGCTTGGGATCGCGCTGCAACCGATCATCTGCCTGCGCACGGCACAGGTGCGCGGTGTTGAAGCGCTCGCCCGCTGGCACAGCGCGCGGATCGGAGACACGGCCCCGACCCGCTTCATCGATGCCGCCGAGCGCCTGAACATCATGGGAAACATCACCACGACGCTGTTTACCAAGGCTTTGGCGAGCATGGCGGCATTGCCCGTGGATATCGACCTGTCATTCAACCTGTCCACCCGCGACATCGTCACCTCCGCGACGATCGACATGCTGATAGCGGCGATCGTCGATCAACAGGTCGATCCGCAGCGGGTCACCTTCGAAATCACCGAAACTGCGCTGATGCAGGATTACGACACCGCGATTGCGCATATCGAGCGTCTGCGCGCGATGGGGGTCGCGATTGCGCTCGACGATTTCGGAACCGGCTTTTCGAGCCTCAGCTATCTCAGCCGCCTGCCCATCGACAAGATCAAGATCGATCGCAGCTTCGTGTCCAATCTGGCCGAGCCGGGGGTGCACAAGATCGTCACCGCGATCCTGACCATGTGCGAAACGCTGGATGTGGAATGCATCGCGGAAGGGGTCGAAACCAGCGATGATTGCTTCACGCTGAAAGGCATGGGCTGCAATCTGGCGCAGGGCTTTGCCTTCGCCCGGCCGATGGACATCGCATCGCTGCAAACCTGGCTTGAGCGCGAGAATGGCCGGGCAGCCGACGGCCGCGCCCGTTCAGGACTGCTGAGTCTTCCCGCCTTTGCAGAGCTTCATGAGCGCTTCCCCACCCGGGCCGGCGCGTCGCGCTGA